Proteins encoded by one window of uncultured Fibrobacter sp.:
- a CDS encoding formylglycine-generating enzyme family protein: protein MSFKRMLPLLLLLPILIWAADSDKNFRIAPTMFKEGVLMEPVANMAIVKKEKMILSESPMVPLRPNIMFMRHKKGPKEYLWFSGPVDVKNFERLHAFSLAENYLKPAEVMLLRFYGSQTSRAFQDEADIYFDKEYLYSPRVPKLYFRKNGQWQMIQETERPGIISIKSDIKGLEAISISVPMKEVPSLVYPLNPGMYAFSLSAPNYLPYVDAISVPGGSMVELKPQLPVVDTASKVKATTSVTLHAVAVAKTLEETEHLFDVLSREVQTTVEKVDTNEFDKIYPPIRKPLLLGVSSDDSVYIKYRKRYNGKREEAKLYWRMNRMGSASAVNVALRRKIDSLQALPHRVSLVPTAIDPVYDENACEEVIDSAATLAALKQDSIAKANAKKVAAKDSSAKDSVAAPAEPPAPKTKRVCKMKAVRINYGRQGDRYDVSWVGNAEGYTADSLLVLLKGTPSRAFFSIERNKPVWIYHEGDLKGRHHYRYQKFELVVKDKPVASHGSFELPSYIFDEPEVQEWLNRPIEEEAHKVQEPQAKTIKVDDNGASLDVSMKVPRVIRDRDRGTVALIDSGTFRYKGKVVALSPYAIHTTEVTQQFFKDVMAKIDSTKRIKDRSSFTGARHPVHNITWNDAQAFCKAIGGDLPTEAQWEFAGRADNNEGALWNLDENPDPGVYAIYKANSYSLGKKNPAYGPQPVSTKKSNAWGIFDMSGNVAEWTRDKYFMFSVWVESSNPTGAMMGSSKVYKGGSWKDKESLLNLTERDDEDPRYWSDAIGFRCAFPRDLFEGK from the coding sequence ATGTCCTTTAAACGTATGCTTCCGCTTTTGTTGCTGTTGCCGATTCTGATTTGGGCAGCGGACAGTGACAAGAATTTCAGGATTGCTCCGACTATGTTCAAGGAAGGCGTCTTGATGGAGCCTGTCGCCAATATGGCGATTGTCAAGAAGGAAAAAATGATCTTGTCGGAATCTCCGATGGTTCCGCTGCGCCCGAACATCATGTTCATGCGCCACAAGAAGGGGCCTAAGGAATATCTCTGGTTCTCCGGTCCCGTTGATGTCAAGAATTTTGAAAGACTCCATGCTTTTAGTTTGGCTGAAAACTACCTGAAACCTGCTGAAGTAATGCTGTTGCGTTTCTATGGCTCTCAAACCTCCAGGGCTTTCCAGGACGAAGCAGACATCTATTTTGATAAGGAATACCTTTATTCTCCGCGTGTGCCGAAGCTTTACTTTAGAAAAAATGGTCAGTGGCAGATGATTCAGGAAACGGAACGCCCGGGCATTATTTCTATCAAGTCCGACATTAAGGGCCTCGAAGCGATTTCGATTTCTGTGCCCATGAAGGAAGTTCCGTCTTTGGTTTATCCGCTTAACCCGGGTATGTATGCGTTCTCGCTTTCGGCTCCGAATTACCTGCCGTATGTGGATGCCATTTCTGTTCCGGGTGGCTCTATGGTTGAGCTTAAACCGCAATTGCCGGTTGTAGATACGGCCTCCAAGGTGAAGGCTACGACCTCTGTCACCTTGCATGCGGTTGCCGTTGCCAAGACTCTCGAAGAAACCGAACACCTGTTCGATGTCCTTTCTCGTGAAGTCCAGACCACGGTTGAAAAAGTCGACACGAACGAATTTGACAAGATTTATCCGCCAATTCGCAAGCCCCTGCTTCTCGGGGTGTCTTCCGATGACAGCGTCTATATTAAGTACCGCAAACGTTACAACGGCAAGCGTGAAGAAGCCAAACTTTACTGGCGCATGAACAGGATGGGTTCTGCAAGTGCCGTAAATGTCGCCCTTCGCCGTAAAATTGATAGTTTGCAGGCCCTTCCGCACCGCGTGTCGCTCGTGCCGACTGCTATTGACCCGGTTTACGACGAAAACGCCTGCGAAGAGGTGATTGATTCTGCCGCAACCTTGGCTGCGCTGAAACAGGATTCCATTGCTAAGGCTAATGCTAAAAAGGTGGCTGCCAAGGACTCTAGCGCTAAGGATTCTGTGGCTGCTCCGGCTGAACCGCCTGCACCGAAGACAAAGCGTGTCTGCAAAATGAAGGCTGTTCGCATTAACTATGGCCGTCAGGGTGACCGCTATGATGTTTCCTGGGTGGGCAATGCCGAAGGCTATACTGCAGATTCGCTATTGGTCTTGCTTAAGGGAACTCCCTCTCGTGCCTTTTTCTCTATCGAAAGAAATAAGCCGGTGTGGATTTACCATGAAGGAGACTTGAAAGGTCGCCATCATTACCGCTATCAAAAGTTTGAATTGGTCGTGAAGGACAAGCCGGTCGCGAGCCATGGTTCCTTTGAACTTCCGTCGTACATTTTTGACGAGCCCGAAGTTCAGGAATGGCTGAATCGCCCGATTGAAGAAGAAGCCCATAAGGTGCAGGAACCCCAAGCTAAGACCATTAAGGTGGACGACAACGGGGCTTCCCTTGATGTTTCCATGAAGGTTCCGCGCGTCATTCGTGACCGCGACCGTGGAACGGTGGCCTTGATTGATTCTGGTACCTTCCGTTACAAGGGCAAGGTCGTTGCCTTGTCTCCGTATGCCATCCACACGACTGAAGTGACTCAGCAGTTCTTCAAAGACGTGATGGCCAAGATTGATTCTACGAAGCGCATTAAGGATCGTTCTTCCTTTACGGGTGCCCGTCATCCGGTGCACAACATTACATGGAACGATGCTCAAGCCTTCTGTAAGGCTATCGGTGGCGACCTGCCGACCGAAGCCCAATGGGAATTTGCTGGCCGCGCCGACAACAACGAAGGCGCTCTTTGGAACCTCGACGAAAACCCGGATCCGGGTGTGTACGCCATTTACAAGGCGAACTCCTATAGTCTGGGCAAGAAGAACCCTGCATACGGTCCGCAGCCGGTAAGCACCAAGAAGTCCAATGCCTGGGGTATCTTCGATATGTCGGGCAACGTTGCCGAATGGACTCGCGACAAGTACTTCATGTTCTCTGTCTGGGTAGAATCTTCTAATCCGACGGGCGCCATGATGGGGTCTTCTAAGGTGTACAAGGGTGGTTCCTGGAAAGACAAAGAAAGTCTGCTGAACCTGACTGAACGTGATGATGAAGATCCGCGTTACTGGTCTGATGCCATCGGTTTCCGTTGCGCATTCCCCAGGGATCTTTTTGAAGGAAAATAA